The following proteins are co-located in the Alcaligenes faecalis genome:
- the ruvX gene encoding Holliday junction resolvase RuvX gives MPEHDTPSTVSSAQTLLAFDYGLKKIGVALGNTLTRQARPYTILRPVTREQRFAAIEALLKEWQPDRVVVGLPLTLDGGEQYASLRCRRFANQLHGRYGVVVDLVDERGSSMEAQELLGNNDDDDAMAACVILQRYLDSLPPA, from the coding sequence ATGCCTGAACACGATACGCCGTCAACGGTTAGCTCGGCACAAACCTTGCTGGCTTTTGACTACGGCCTGAAAAAAATTGGCGTGGCGCTGGGCAATACCTTGACGCGCCAGGCCCGCCCTTATACGATTTTGCGGCCCGTGACACGGGAGCAGCGTTTTGCGGCTATCGAGGCTTTGCTCAAGGAATGGCAGCCTGATCGCGTCGTGGTAGGTTTGCCTTTGACTCTGGATGGCGGTGAGCAGTATGCTTCGCTGCGGTGCCGGCGTTTTGCCAACCAACTGCACGGTCGCTACGGTGTTGTAGTAGACCTGGTCGATGAGCGGGGCTCCAGTATGGAGGCTCAAGAATTGCTGGGCAATAATGACGATGATGATGCCATGGCAGCTTGCGTGATCCTGCAGCGATATCTGGACAGTCTGCCACCGGCCTGA
- the hemL gene encoding glutamate-1-semialdehyde 2,1-aminomutase, translating to MSRNSELFERACKVIPGGVNSPVRAFGSVGGTPCFVERAQGPYIWDADGQQYTDYVGSWGPAILGHSDPDVIKAVQEAAVHGLSYGAPTEGEVVLAETLTKMLPSIEQVRLVSSGTEATMSAIRLARGFTGRNTIIKFEGCYHGHADSLLVKAGSGLLTFGNPTSAGVPAEFVGHTLVLDYNDLDAVRDAFKQKGDEIACIIVEPFAGNMNLVRPAPGFLEGLRELCTEYGAVLIFDEVMTGFRVGPQGVQGLTGIRPDLTTLAKVIGGGMPVGAFGGRRDIMQCVAPVGGVYQAGTLSGNPVAVAAGLATLKKLAQPGFYDTLTANTANLIQGLKTAAKEAGLPFTADHQGGLFGIYFSEHVPTSLAEVSAGDIERFKQFFHAMLDKGVYFAPSAFEAGFVSVQHTSDITNATVQAAREIFATFKN from the coding sequence ATGTCCCGTAACTCCGAACTTTTTGAACGTGCCTGCAAAGTCATTCCCGGCGGCGTCAACTCGCCCGTCCGTGCCTTCGGTTCCGTGGGCGGTACACCTTGCTTTGTCGAACGCGCCCAAGGCCCCTACATCTGGGATGCTGACGGCCAGCAATACACGGACTACGTCGGTTCCTGGGGCCCGGCCATTCTGGGCCACTCCGATCCGGACGTCATCAAGGCCGTACAAGAAGCAGCCGTTCATGGCCTGTCTTACGGTGCACCGACCGAAGGCGAAGTCGTACTGGCTGAAACCCTGACCAAGATGCTGCCCTCCATCGAGCAAGTGCGTCTGGTCAGCTCCGGCACTGAAGCCACCATGAGCGCCATTCGTCTGGCCCGCGGCTTTACCGGTCGCAACACCATCATCAAATTTGAAGGCTGCTACCACGGCCACGCTGACAGCCTGCTGGTCAAAGCCGGTTCCGGCCTGCTGACTTTTGGCAACCCCACCTCCGCAGGCGTACCGGCCGAGTTTGTAGGCCATACCTTGGTTCTGGACTACAACGACCTGGATGCCGTGCGCGATGCCTTCAAACAAAAGGGCGACGAAATCGCCTGCATTATCGTTGAGCCTTTTGCCGGCAATATGAACCTGGTGCGCCCAGCCCCCGGCTTTCTGGAAGGCTTGCGGGAGCTGTGTACCGAATACGGCGCCGTGCTGATTTTTGACGAAGTCATGACCGGCTTTCGTGTTGGCCCGCAAGGCGTACAAGGCCTGACCGGCATTCGCCCAGACCTGACTACCTTGGCCAAGGTGATTGGTGGCGGCATGCCCGTCGGTGCGTTCGGTGGCCGCCGCGACATCATGCAATGCGTGGCTCCCGTCGGTGGTGTCTACCAGGCAGGCACGCTGTCCGGTAACCCTGTCGCTGTAGCGGCTGGTCTGGCCACCTTGAAGAAACTGGCTCAACCCGGTTTCTACGACACCCTGACCGCCAACACCGCCAACTTGATTCAGGGCTTGAAAACCGCAGCGAAAGAAGCCGGTTTACCCTTCACCGCCGACCACCAAGGCGGTTTGTTCGGGATCTACTTCAGCGAGCATGTTCCCACGTCTCTGGCCGAAGTCTCGGCGGGCGACATCGAACGCTTCAAGCAATTCTTCCATGCCATGCTGGATAAGGGCGTGTACTTTGCGCCATCGGCCTTTGAGGCCGGTTTTGTGTCGGTACAACACACCTCCGACATCACCAACGCAACCGTGCAAGCGGCCCGCGAAATTTTTGCCACTTTCAAAAACTAA
- a CDS encoding AMP-binding protein: MERSAHLDTFARDNLPPMEWWPEMLLEGNPDVDYPARLNCAVALLGEQVAAGQGDRVALQWAQGDENRSLTYQQLDVLTNRIAHVLVEDMKLVPGNRVLLRGPNNPMMAACWLASIKAGLVTVPTMPLLRAVELKTILDKAEIHAALCDERLREELEHCMDSAHDSYTPVLKQLLCFNDESAHGLEALLADKPEEFIACDTAADDVCLIAFTSGTTGQPKGCMHFHRDVLAMCDTFSRHVLRLRPDDVVCGTPPLAFTFGLGGLLCFPLRAGASTVLLERLTPSDLLGMIDRFKVTMSFTAPTFYRQMAGLVDRYSLASLRATVSAGEALPDATRQLWKQASGIEMTDGIGGTEMIHVYVSSPPEKVRAGAIGQVVPGYVATILDDDLNPVPVGTVGRLAVKGPTGCKYLNDERQKLFVQGGWNFPGDTFKMDEDGYLYYQARNDDMIVSSGYNIAGPEVEGTLLKHEAVAECGVVGAADEERGQIVQAFIVLKPGFTGSDELKKKLQDFVKENAAPYKYPRAIEFVASLPRTETGKLQRFVLRQMAQD; encoded by the coding sequence ATGGAACGTTCAGCGCACCTTGATACCTTTGCACGTGACAATCTGCCACCCATGGAGTGGTGGCCGGAGATGTTGCTGGAAGGAAATCCGGATGTGGACTATCCCGCTCGTCTAAATTGCGCTGTTGCGTTGTTAGGGGAGCAGGTAGCAGCGGGGCAGGGTGATCGCGTGGCTTTGCAGTGGGCACAGGGTGATGAAAATCGTAGCCTGACCTACCAGCAGCTAGATGTGCTGACCAATCGTATAGCTCATGTGCTGGTTGAGGACATGAAGTTGGTGCCTGGGAACCGGGTTTTACTGCGTGGCCCCAATAACCCCATGATGGCTGCTTGCTGGTTGGCCAGCATCAAGGCCGGTCTGGTTACGGTTCCTACCATGCCTTTGCTGCGCGCGGTGGAGTTGAAGACGATTCTGGACAAGGCCGAGATCCATGCCGCCTTGTGTGATGAGCGTTTGCGTGAAGAGCTGGAACACTGCATGGACTCCGCGCACGATTCCTACACGCCTGTTCTGAAACAGTTGCTGTGCTTTAACGATGAAAGCGCCCATGGTTTGGAAGCCCTGCTGGCTGACAAGCCTGAAGAGTTCATCGCCTGCGATACGGCGGCTGATGATGTTTGCCTGATCGCCTTCACGAGCGGCACGACCGGTCAGCCCAAAGGTTGCATGCATTTCCATCGTGATGTGCTGGCCATGTGCGATACCTTCTCGCGCCATGTGCTGCGCTTAAGGCCCGATGATGTGGTTTGCGGTACACCTCCTTTGGCCTTTACGTTTGGTTTGGGCGGTTTGTTGTGTTTTCCGCTGCGTGCAGGTGCATCCACGGTATTGCTGGAGCGCCTGACGCCTTCCGATCTGCTGGGCATGATTGATCGCTTCAAAGTGACCATGAGCTTTACCGCACCCACCTTCTATCGTCAGATGGCAGGGTTGGTGGATCGTTACTCCTTGGCCAGCTTGCGTGCCACCGTGTCGGCAGGCGAAGCCTTGCCAGACGCGACACGTCAGCTTTGGAAGCAGGCCAGCGGTATCGAGATGACGGACGGCATTGGTGGCACGGAAATGATTCATGTGTATGTGTCCAGTCCGCCGGAAAAAGTACGTGCCGGTGCAATCGGCCAAGTGGTACCCGGTTATGTCGCCACGATTCTGGACGATGACCTGAACCCGGTGCCCGTTGGTACGGTGGGGCGTTTGGCTGTTAAAGGCCCAACGGGCTGCAAGTATTTGAACGACGAACGCCAGAAGTTATTTGTTCAGGGCGGCTGGAACTTCCCGGGTGATACGTTCAAGATGGACGAAGACGGCTACCTGTATTATCAGGCCCGTAACGACGACATGATTGTTTCCTCGGGCTACAACATTGCAGGCCCAGAGGTGGAAGGTACCTTGCTCAAGCACGAGGCTGTTGCCGAGTGTGGCGTGGTGGGGGCTGCGGACGAAGAGCGTGGCCAGATTGTGCAGGCTTTCATTGTGCTCAAGCCCGGCTTTACCGGCAGCGACGAGCTCAAGAAAAAGCTGCAGGATTTTGTGAAGGAGAATGCCGCTCCCTACAAATACCCGCGTGCCATCGAATTTGTGGCTTCCTTGCCGCGTACTGAAACGGGCAAGTTACAGCGTTTTGTGCTGCGTCAGATGGCGCAGGACTGA
- the lptG gene encoding LPS export ABC transporter permease LptG yields MRTARRYLASEIYRSSAVVLIALLGLFSFFALIEELDKVGSKFTLMNLFYIQALELPTRLYDLLPIGLLIGATLALASLAQRNELVILRASGVSGLHMMLMLWTITLPLVAGAFVLSEYVTPMAEVKSSEQGMALLGRSGGGRLDSGYWFKESNDNGGVRIINIANLQGDGKVSDVSVFDFSDGQRLSSMTQAPTGQFHKNQLDLQDVTETYVSEQSHEALAQDKTPDQPLVRIEKRPDLSLTTTLTPDRLIARVVTPERMSILDLKDYIGYLDANKLQTKRQVVALWRKVAYPFTLLVMITIAAPIGFMQTRHGGVGTKVFTGILLGVGFFMINQLALNVAMLSNLAPWVTALVPNLIAMAMALSALIMMENRHNRRRRTSSTTN; encoded by the coding sequence ATGCGCACCGCTCGCCGCTATCTCGCTTCCGAAATCTATCGCTCCAGCGCCGTGGTGCTGATTGCCTTGCTTGGCCTGTTTAGCTTTTTCGCCCTGATCGAAGAGCTGGACAAGGTAGGCTCCAAATTCACCCTGATGAATCTGTTTTACATCCAGGCCCTGGAGCTACCTACCCGTTTGTACGACCTGCTCCCCATTGGGCTGTTGATTGGCGCCACCTTGGCCCTGGCCAGCTTGGCACAACGCAATGAGCTCGTGATTTTGCGCGCCTCAGGCGTCAGCGGCCTACATATGATGCTGATGCTCTGGACCATTACCCTGCCCTTGGTGGCCGGTGCTTTTGTGCTCTCCGAATACGTCACACCAATGGCCGAAGTCAAATCCAGTGAGCAAGGTATGGCCTTGCTGGGCCGCTCCGGTGGCGGGCGCTTGGACAGCGGCTACTGGTTCAAAGAAAGCAATGACAATGGCGGAGTGCGCATCATCAATATTGCCAACCTGCAAGGCGATGGCAAAGTCAGCGATGTCAGCGTGTTCGACTTCTCGGATGGACAACGCCTAAGCTCAATGACACAAGCGCCAACCGGTCAATTCCACAAGAATCAACTGGACTTGCAGGACGTGACCGAAACCTATGTCAGTGAACAATCCCACGAGGCCTTGGCGCAAGATAAGACCCCGGATCAGCCTCTGGTTCGTATCGAAAAACGCCCAGACCTGTCACTGACCACCACACTGACTCCCGATCGTCTGATTGCCCGAGTCGTCACACCCGAGCGCATGTCCATTCTGGATTTGAAAGACTACATTGGCTATCTGGATGCCAACAAGCTGCAAACCAAACGTCAGGTTGTCGCCTTGTGGCGCAAAGTTGCCTACCCCTTCACCTTGCTGGTCATGATTACTATTGCGGCACCTATCGGCTTTATGCAGACGCGCCACGGCGGTGTGGGAACCAAGGTCTTTACCGGCATCTTGCTGGGCGTGGGCTTTTTCATGATCAACCAACTGGCCCTGAATGTAGCCATGCTCAGTAACCTGGCACCATGGGTCACCGCACTGGTGCCAAACCTGATTGCCATGGCCATGGCCTTGAGTGCCCTTATCATGATGGAAAACCGGCACAACCGGCGCCGTCGCACCTCCAGCACCACTAACTAA
- a CDS encoding symmetrical bis(5'-nucleosyl)-tetraphosphatase yields the protein MSLATSPAIWAIGDIQGCCRPLDSLLSHPDVAADNQAKFWFAGDLVNRGPDSLGALRLIRSLGDRAVCVLGNHDIHCLAVAAGVRKSSKQDTLQELLAAPDAQELLDWLRHQPLAHYEHGHLMVHAGVHPDWSPQQTLEYAHELEALLRADDWQDKIIELFGNKPDRWDTDLQGYDRLRAIVSTLTRMRMCDLNGRMDFKHKGAPDTESGLLAWYELPNRACAQVPVIFGHWSTLGLLNTPTVISLDTGCVWGRQLSAVRLQDRHLVQIHCPESKKPG from the coding sequence ATGTCCTTAGCTACTTCCCCTGCCATCTGGGCGATTGGTGATATTCAAGGCTGCTGCCGCCCTCTGGACAGCTTGCTCAGCCATCCCGATGTCGCGGCCGATAACCAGGCCAAATTCTGGTTCGCGGGCGATCTGGTCAACCGTGGCCCGGATTCGCTCGGTGCGCTACGTCTCATTCGCTCCCTGGGGGATCGCGCCGTCTGCGTGCTGGGCAACCACGACATTCACTGTCTGGCCGTCGCGGCAGGTGTACGCAAATCCAGCAAACAGGACACCTTGCAAGAACTGCTTGCCGCCCCTGATGCCCAAGAACTGCTGGATTGGTTGCGACACCAGCCACTAGCCCACTACGAGCACGGTCATTTGATGGTGCATGCCGGTGTGCATCCAGACTGGAGCCCGCAACAAACACTGGAATACGCTCACGAGCTGGAGGCGCTGCTGCGTGCGGATGACTGGCAAGACAAGATTATCGAATTGTTTGGCAACAAGCCGGATCGTTGGGATACCGACTTGCAAGGCTATGACCGCCTGCGGGCCATTGTCAGCACCCTGACACGCATGCGTATGTGTGATCTCAATGGCCGCATGGACTTCAAGCACAAGGGGGCCCCGGATACCGAATCAGGCCTGTTAGCGTGGTATGAACTGCCGAATCGTGCCTGTGCCCAGGTACCTGTTATTTTTGGTCATTGGTCTACGCTGGGCTTGTTGAATACACCGACGGTAATCAGCCTGGACACCGGCTGCGTCTGGGGTCGTCAGCTTAGTGCTGTTCGTCTGCAAGACCGGCATCTGGTTCAGATTCATTGCCCGGAAAGCAAAAAACCGGGCTAA
- a CDS encoding rubredoxin: MRTWMCLICGWIYDEEAGLPEEGIAPGTRWEDVPPNWVCPECGARKEDFEMIQV, translated from the coding sequence ATGCGTACGTGGATGTGCCTGATTTGCGGCTGGATTTATGATGAAGAAGCAGGTTTGCCTGAGGAAGGCATTGCGCCAGGCACACGTTGGGAAGATGTCCCTCCGAACTGGGTCTGTCCCGAATGCGGCGCCCGTAAGGAAGACTTCGAAATGATCCAAGTGTGA
- a CDS encoding lysophospholipid acyltransferase family protein, translated as MISLFRFSWRAVVLIVWIVIGLFSVGLLFPVLRPGGRRVMVLRMSRLLMLICGVRVIQHGQAVQDRAVLYVSNHVSWLDIFVINSVRCTSFIAKSDIRRWPVIGWLVAGAGTVFIERGQRRAIQVVSQQMASCFERGDAVGLFPEGTTSTGMDVRPFHASLFEAAIALNVDIQPMALLFEQAGQRSERFAFVGEQSLVANIWVLLSARQVSVHCHFLDLIPAQFCTEWGRAQTAQNAREQIRAVVCPEAVTVAA; from the coding sequence TTGATAAGTTTATTTCGTTTTAGTTGGCGCGCTGTCGTTCTGATTGTGTGGATCGTGATCGGCTTGTTCAGCGTCGGTTTGCTTTTTCCGGTATTGCGTCCAGGCGGACGTCGCGTCATGGTGCTGCGCATGTCACGCCTTTTGATGCTGATCTGTGGCGTACGCGTCATTCAACACGGTCAGGCAGTTCAGGATCGCGCTGTGCTGTATGTATCCAACCACGTGTCCTGGCTGGATATCTTTGTGATCAATAGTGTGCGCTGCACTTCTTTCATTGCTAAAAGCGATATTCGACGTTGGCCTGTCATTGGTTGGTTGGTCGCGGGCGCAGGAACTGTCTTTATTGAGCGTGGCCAGCGTCGTGCCATTCAGGTTGTCAGTCAGCAAATGGCAAGCTGCTTTGAGCGCGGTGACGCTGTCGGGCTGTTTCCTGAAGGCACCACCTCCACAGGAATGGATGTCCGACCTTTCCATGCCAGTTTATTTGAGGCTGCCATTGCCTTGAATGTCGATATTCAACCGATGGCTTTGCTGTTTGAGCAAGCAGGGCAACGCAGTGAGCGTTTTGCCTTTGTGGGTGAACAATCTCTGGTAGCTAATATTTGGGTCTTGCTAAGCGCCCGTCAGGTGTCGGTGCATTGCCATTTTCTTGATCTGATCCCAGCTCAGTTCTGTACGGAATGGGGGCGCGCACAAACGGCACAAAATGCCCGTGAACAGATTCGCGCAGTCGTTTGCCCGGAAGCTGTGACTGTCGCGGCCTGA
- a CDS encoding MarR family transcriptional regulator, which yields MIMNDIPASAVADAAPDLESRAHSDDHFDTRLWLRLMACTNLVESEIRSRLRTEHTTTLPRFDLMAQLQRQPAGMKMSELSRHLMVTNGNITGITDQLEKEGLVERIKVLTDRRSSLIRLTPKGKRQFKKMAASHEQWLQEMFANLSEKARVNLFEALGELKLITRNNVAMAARES from the coding sequence ATGATCATGAACGATATCCCCGCTTCCGCCGTCGCCGATGCCGCTCCCGACCTGGAAAGCCGTGCCCATAGCGACGACCACTTCGACACACGTCTGTGGCTGCGCTTGATGGCCTGCACCAATTTGGTTGAGAGCGAAATTCGCAGCCGTCTGCGTACTGAACACACCACCACCCTGCCCCGCTTTGATCTGATGGCCCAATTGCAGCGCCAGCCCGCCGGCATGAAAATGAGCGAGCTGTCCCGCCACCTGATGGTCACCAACGGCAATATCACGGGCATCACCGATCAGTTGGAAAAAGAGGGTTTGGTCGAACGTATCAAGGTACTCACCGACCGTCGCAGTTCCCTGATCCGCCTGACTCCCAAAGGCAAGCGCCAATTCAAGAAAATGGCTGCCTCCCACGAGCAGTGGCTGCAAGAGATGTTTGCCAACCTATCGGAAAAAGCACGCGTCAACCTGTTTGAAGCTCTGGGCGAACTCAAGCTGATCACTCGCAACAACGTCGCCATGGCTGCTCGCGAAAGCTAA
- a CDS encoding YqgE/AlgH family protein, whose translation MPGVVSGSLADTVIYVCEHNEQGALGLVINRPTDLSLVELLSRIEVEVENRADLAGTSVYFGGPVQTDRGFVLHDSDKTYTSSLGVGDLTLTTSRDVLQDVAQGQGPVHMLVTLGYAGWGAGQLESEMADNAWLSIKATHEILFSTPVGERYDRALALLGISPFTLTGAAGHA comes from the coding sequence ATGCCCGGTGTGGTGTCGGGCAGTTTGGCCGACACGGTGATTTATGTCTGTGAACATAATGAACAAGGTGCTTTGGGCCTGGTCATTAATCGACCAACGGATCTGAGCCTGGTTGAACTATTGTCTCGCATCGAAGTGGAGGTGGAGAACCGGGCTGATCTAGCCGGGACTTCGGTTTATTTCGGTGGGCCCGTGCAAACGGATCGCGGCTTTGTCCTTCATGACTCCGACAAAACCTATACTTCCAGTCTGGGGGTGGGGGATCTTACCCTGACCACTTCCCGCGATGTGCTGCAGGACGTGGCTCAAGGCCAGGGGCCAGTGCATATGCTGGTCACGTTGGGCTATGCTGGTTGGGGTGCCGGTCAACTGGAAAGCGAGATGGCCGACAACGCCTGGCTGAGCATCAAGGCTACCCATGAAATCTTGTTTTCCACCCCAGTTGGGGAGCGTTATGATCGCGCCCTGGCTTTGCTGGGAATCAGTCCTTTTACCCTGACAGGTGCGGCGGGCCATGCCTGA
- a CDS encoding bifunctional hydroxymethylpyrimidine kinase/phosphomethylpyrimidine kinase, with translation MAAEIKNSSPALALVLAPYDPSGGAHLPADGITGAQLGCHVVSVPTALLVRDSAQQENIQTLAEDIADDQARCLLEDMNIQAIKCGPVYSPEIASMVAELCSDYPELPLVLHLSTMPTGLDELDADDALDASLRLLLPLSSLLLIDHPSLERWQADELLGDTPDAVETLLNNGANAVLVTGVPGAAGQWHTRFQGHHGRLDYSMPLDGGLRQQDIDSLLATACLSFLARGHELDNAVESALLHLQARASNTFQPGMGHRLFNPVAPQDD, from the coding sequence ATGGCTGCTGAAATCAAAAATTCAAGTCCTGCCCTGGCGCTCGTGCTGGCTCCTTATGATCCCAGCGGTGGCGCCCACCTGCCTGCAGATGGCATTACTGGCGCTCAACTGGGCTGCCATGTCGTCAGTGTGCCCACTGCCTTGCTGGTACGCGACAGTGCCCAGCAAGAAAACATCCAGACCCTGGCAGAAGACATTGCCGACGACCAGGCGCGCTGCTTGCTGGAAGACATGAACATTCAAGCCATCAAGTGTGGCCCCGTCTACAGCCCGGAAATCGCCAGCATGGTGGCCGAGCTATGCTCCGACTACCCTGAACTACCTTTAGTGCTGCACCTGAGCACCATGCCCACCGGACTGGACGAACTGGATGCTGACGATGCGCTTGATGCCAGTTTACGCCTGCTCCTGCCGCTCAGCTCTTTATTATTGATCGACCATCCAAGCCTGGAACGCTGGCAAGCCGACGAGTTGCTGGGCGATACCCCGGATGCCGTAGAAACCCTGCTGAACAACGGCGCCAATGCCGTACTGGTGACAGGCGTGCCAGGGGCTGCCGGGCAATGGCACACACGCTTCCAGGGGCATCATGGCCGTCTGGACTACAGCATGCCGCTGGATGGCGGCCTGCGCCAGCAGGACATAGACAGTTTGCTGGCTACCGCCTGCCTGAGCTTTCTGGCTCGAGGTCACGAACTGGATAACGCGGTAGAATCAGCCTTGTTGCACCTGCAGGCACGTGCCAGCAACACCTTCCAGCCCGGTATGGGCCACCGCCTGTTCAACCCTGTTGCCCCCCAAGATGACTGA
- the thiE gene encoding thiamine phosphate synthase, whose protein sequence is MTDATTLRFPAGLYGITPEWDDTTRLLNAVRAAHDGGLQVLQFRRKNGPEPIRQQQLKELIKLCLSLDLPLLVNDHWNWAQELDVQGAHLGKSDGALSQARQALGPHALLGRSCYNSLDLARQALADDADYIAFGAMYPSSVKPEAPPAELNTVRQARLLCQEQEHEGRRAAIVAIGGITPEKMPELLEAGVDSVAVISSLFETSDIRATAQRFTDYFHAQDASRFVR, encoded by the coding sequence ATGACTGACGCCACCACCCTGCGCTTTCCTGCCGGTCTATACGGCATTACTCCCGAATGGGACGACACCACCCGCTTATTGAACGCAGTGCGTGCCGCTCACGACGGTGGTTTGCAGGTTTTGCAGTTTCGTCGCAAGAACGGCCCGGAACCCATCCGCCAGCAACAACTCAAAGAGCTGATCAAGCTGTGCCTGTCTTTGGATCTACCGCTATTGGTGAACGATCACTGGAACTGGGCGCAAGAGCTTGACGTGCAGGGCGCACACCTGGGCAAAAGCGATGGCGCACTGAGCCAGGCCCGTCAGGCACTGGGACCGCACGCCCTGCTGGGACGCTCCTGCTACAACAGTCTGGATCTGGCTCGCCAGGCCCTGGCGGACGATGCAGACTACATTGCCTTCGGGGCCATGTACCCCTCCAGCGTCAAACCCGAAGCACCACCGGCTGAACTGAACACCGTGCGACAAGCCCGATTGCTTTGCCAAGAACAAGAACACGAGGGACGGCGTGCTGCCATTGTTGCCATTGGCGGCATCACACCCGAGAAAATGCCCGAACTGCTGGAGGCGGGGGTTGATAGCGTTGCCGTTATCAGCAGCCTGTTTGAAACCAGCGACATACGCGCCACGGCGCAACGCTTTACCGACTATTTTCACGCTCAGGACGCATCGCGCTTTGTGCGCTGA